One region of Gymnogyps californianus isolate 813 chromosome 28, ASM1813914v2, whole genome shotgun sequence genomic DNA includes:
- the RARA gene encoding LOW QUALITY PROTEIN: retinoic acid receptor alpha (The sequence of the model RefSeq protein was modified relative to this genomic sequence to represent the inferred CDS: inserted 1 base in 1 codon): protein MASNSSSCPTPGGGHLNGYPVPPYAFFFPHMLGGLSPPSTLAGIQHQLPVSGYSTPSPATVETQSTSSEEIVPSPPSPPPLPRIYKPCFVCQDKSSGYHYGVSACEGCKGFFRRSIQKNMVYTCHRDKNCIINKVTRNRCQYCRLQKCFEVGMSKESVRNDRNKKKKDVPKPECSESYIITPEVEELIEKVRKAHQETFPALCQLGKYTTNNSSEQRVSLDIDLWDKFSELSTKCIIKTVEFAKQLPGFTTLTIADQITLLKAACLDILILRICTRYTPEQDTMTFSDGLTLNRTQMHNAGFGPLTDLVFAFANQLLPLEMDDAETGLLSAICLICGDRQDLEQPDKVDKLQEPLLEALKIYVRKRRPNRPHMFPKMLMKITDLRSISAKGAERVITLKMEIPGSMPPLIQEMLENSEGMDTLAGQPGGPRAGSLGXPPGSCSPSLSPSSNRSSPATHSP, encoded by the exons ATGgccagcaacagcagctcctgccccacgCCCGGAGGGGGGCACCTCAACGGCTACCCCGTGCCCCCCTACgccttcttcttcccccacatGCTGGGGGGGCTCTCTCCGCCCAGCACGCTGGCCGGCATCCAGCACCAGCTGCCCGTCAGCGGATACAGCACCCCCTCGCCCGCCA CCGTCGAGACGCAGAGCACCAGCTCAGAGGAGATCGTGCCCAGCCCGCCCTCGcccccgcccctgccccgcaTCTACAAGCCCTGCTTCGTCTGCCAGGACAAGTCCTCGGGCTACCACTACGGGGTGAGCGCCTGCGAGGGCTGCAAG GGCTTCTTCCGCCGCAGCATCCAGAAGAACATGGTGTACACGTGCCACCGGGACAAGAACTGCATCATCAACAAGGTGACGCGCAACCGGTGCCAGTACTGCCGCCTCCAGAAGTGCTTCGAAGTCGGCATGTCCAAGGAGT CCGTCCGCAATGACCGgaacaagaagaagaaggaCGTGCCCAAGCCGGAGTGCTCGGAGAGCTACATCATCACGCCCGAGGTGGAAGAGCTCATCGAGAAGGTGCGCAAAGCCCACCAGGAGACCTTCCCCGCCCTCTGCCAGCTCGGCAAATACACTACG AACAACAgctcggagcagcgggtctcCCTGGACATCGACCTGTGGGACAAGTTCAGCGAGCTGTCCACCAAGTGCATCATCAAGACGGTGGAGTTTGCCAAGCAGCTCCCCGGCTTCACCACGCTCACCATCGCCGACCAGATCACCCTCCTCAAAGCCGCCTGCCTCGATATCCTG ATCCTGCGGATCTGCACGCGCTACACGCCGGAGCAGGACACCATGACCTTCTCGGACGGGCTGACGCTGAACCGCACGCAGATGCACAACGCCGGCTTCGGGCCCCTCACCGACCTGGTCTTCGCCTTCGCCAACCAGCTGCTGCCGCTGGAGATGGACGACGCCGAGACGGGGCTGCTCAGTGCCATCTGCCTCATCTGCGGAG accGCCAGGACCTGGAGCAGCCCGACAAAGTGGACAAGCTGCAGGAGCCGCTGCTGGAGGCGCTGAAGATCTAcgtgaggaagaggaggcccAACAGGCCCCACATGTTCCCCAAGATGCTCATGAAGATCACGGATCTCCGCAGCATCAGCGCCAAGG GCGCCGAGCGGGTGATCACGCTGAAGATGGAGATCCCGGGGTCGATGCCGCCCCTCATCCAGGAGATGCTGGAGAACTCGGAGGGCATGGACACGCTGGCGGGGCAGCCGGGCGGCCCCCGCGCAGGCAGCCTGG CCCCCCCgggcagctgcagccccagcctctcgCCCAGCTCCAACCGCAGCAGCCCGGCCACGCACTCGCCGTGA
- the GJD3 gene encoding gap junction delta-3 protein, which yields MGEWGFLSSLLDAVQEHSPMVGRFWLVVMLLFRILVLATVGSDVFEDEQEEFVCNTQQPGCKPVCYDAAFPISHYRFLVFHIVVLSAPAALFVIFAVHQAAKPGRGGAPGQRARRLQPFYVGSVVARIAAELGFLLGQALLYGFRVQPLFVCRRRPCPHRVDCFVSRPTEKTVFIHFYFVVGLVSALLSLAELAHLLRKGPPPRGGCCHRPQERGPAPGQPAGAAEEPCCPTGPPPRGDLTV from the coding sequence ATGGGCGAGTGGGGCTTCCTGAGCTCGCTGCTGGACGCGGTGCAGGAGCACTCGCCCATGGTGGGGCGGTTCTGGCTGGTGGTGATGCTCCTCTTCCGCATCCTGGTCCTGGCCACCGTGGGCAGCGACGTCTTCGAGGACGAGCAGGAGGAGTTTGTCTGCAACAcgcagcagccaggctgcaaaCCGGTGTGCTACGATGCCGCCTTCCCCATCTCCCACTACCGCTTCCTCGTCTTCCACATCGTTGTGCTCtcggcccccgccgccctctTCGTCATCTTCGCCGTGCACCAGGCAGCCAagccggggcgcgggggggccCCCGGCCAGCGCGCCCGCCGCCTCCAGCCCTTCTACGTGGGCAGTGTGGTGGCACGCATCGCGGCCGAGCTGGGCTTCCTGCTGGGGCAGGCGCTGCTCTACGGCTTCAGGGTGCAGCCGCTCTTCGTCTGCCGCCGCCGGCCCTGCCCGCACCGCGTTGACTGCTTCGTCTCCCGCCCCACCGAGAAAACCGTCTTCATCCACTTCTACTTCGTGGTGGGGCTGGTCTCGGCGCTGCTCAGCCTGGCCGAGCTCGCCCACCTCCTGCGCAAGGGGCCCCCGCCCCGGGGTGGGTGCTGCCACCGGCCGCAGGAGCGGGGACCGGCCCCCGGGCAGCCGGCGGGGGCCGCGGAGGAGCCGTGCTGCCCCACTGGCCCCCCGCCACGGGGGGACCTGACCGTGTAG